The DNA region CCGGTCGCGCTCTCGTGCGCGACCAGCAGCCGGTCGGGGCCGTCGGGGGCGACCCCGGCGAACTGGCGTTCGGCGGTGTCCCAGACCTCGTCCTCGGTGACCGGGGCCACGAAGCCGACCGCGCCGCCGGCGTTGGTCACGTCCGTCCACAACCGCACCACGGCGGTGCGCAGGTCGGGGTCGAGCTTCGGGTCCAGGGTGAACGTGAGCGCCATGAGGCGGAGCCTAGCCCTCCGGTCGAACGCGCTTACGGCAGGGCGGGCACCGCCCGGTCGGTCGACCCTCCGGTGCGCAGCGCCAGGCAGAGTCCGACCGCGATCGCGCACAGCGCGCCGGCGCCGTACCAGGTCAGGTCGTAGTTGCCGAGCGCGTCGCGGGCCAGGCCGGCCAGTCCGGCGACGACGGCCGCGCCGATCTGGTGGGCGGCGAGCACCCAGCCGAAGACGATCGGGGCGTCCTCGCCGAAGTGCCGGCGGCACAGCGCGACGGTCGGCGGCACGGTGGCCACCCAGTCCAGGCCGTAGAAGACCACGAAGGCGAGGATCGGCGGCTGCAGCGAGCCGGCGAGCAGCTGGGGCAGCAGGAGCAGGGACACCCCGCGCAGCCCGTAGTAGACGGTGAGCAGCAGCCGGGAGTCGACCCGGTCGGTGAGCCAGCCGCTGAACACGGTGCCGGCCACGTCGAACAGGCCGATCAGGGCGAGCAGGCTCGCGGCGGTGGTGACGGGCATGCCGTGGTCGTGCGCGGCCGGGATGAAGTGGGTGCCGACCAGGCCCGCGGTGGTCGCGCCGCAGATCGCGAAGGAACCCGCCAGCAGCCAGAACGGCCGGGTGCGGGCGGCGTCGCGCAGCACCCGCAGCGTGCGGGCCAGGGCGCGGGTGTCCCGCACCGGCTCGGGCGGGGCCTCGGTGGCGCCGTACGGGAGCAGGCCGAGGTCGGCGGGGCGCTCGCGCATCAGCAGCAGGACGGGCACGGCGACGGCGCTGGCGGCGAGCGAGACCACGACCACGGCCGCGCGCCAGCCGTGCTGCTCGACCAGCCAGGCGCCGACCGGCAGGAAGACCAGGTTGCCGGCCGCTCCGGCGGCGGTCAGCACACCGGTGACCAGTCCCTGGCGGGCCTCGAACCAGCGGCCGGTGATGGTGGTGGCGAAGGCGCCGGCCATCGAGCCGCTGCCGAGGCCGACCAGCACGCCCCAGCAGAGCACCAGCTGCCAGGGCTGGCGCATCAGCATGGTGAGGCCGGCGCCGACCGAGATGGTCAGCAGCGCGCAGACCACCACCAGGCGCACGCCGAAACGATCCATCAGGGCGGCGGCGAAGGGGGCGGTGAGGCCGTAGAGGGTGAGGTTGACGGAGGTGGCGCTGGAGATGGTCCCGAGCGACCAGCCGAACTCGTTGTGCAGGGCGTCCATCATCAGGCTGGGCGTGGAGCGGAAGCCGGCCGAGCCGAGCAGGACGAGCAGGGCGACGGCGGCGACCACCCAGGCGTAGTGCACCCGGGGGCGTCGGCCGGGGGCGGGCGCGGGGGTGGTGGCAGTGGGTCTGGGGGCGGTGGGCGCGGAGGCGGCGAGGGCACTGCGTTCGGTCACGTGGACGAGTCTCCCGAGCGCGCGGCGCCCGGACGAGTGGCCTGAATGACAGCTTTCGCAAGAATCGGGCCACGCCCTCGCGTACCCTGGCCCGGGCCACCGCCCCACTCGGGGAAACGGCCCGCGACGGTTCGGGAAGGAACGGCATGGCGCACCTGGTCGCGGTACTCGCCCTGGAGGGCGCGATCGCCTTCGA from Kitasatospora cathayae includes:
- a CDS encoding MFS transporter; its protein translation is MTERSALAASAPTAPRPTATTPAPAPGRRPRVHYAWVVAAVALLVLLGSAGFRSTPSLMMDALHNEFGWSLGTISSATSVNLTLYGLTAPFAAALMDRFGVRLVVVCALLTISVGAGLTMLMRQPWQLVLCWGVLVGLGSGSMAGAFATTITGRWFEARQGLVTGVLTAAGAAGNLVFLPVGAWLVEQHGWRAAVVVVSLAASAVAVPVLLLMRERPADLGLLPYGATEAPPEPVRDTRALARTLRVLRDAARTRPFWLLAGSFAICGATTAGLVGTHFIPAAHDHGMPVTTAASLLALIGLFDVAGTVFSGWLTDRVDSRLLLTVYYGLRGVSLLLLPQLLAGSLQPPILAFVVFYGLDWVATVPPTVALCRRHFGEDAPIVFGWVLAAHQIGAAVVAGLAGLARDALGNYDLTWYGAGALCAIAVGLCLALRTGGSTDRAVPALP